A genomic window from Sulfurimonas paralvinellae includes:
- the secY gene encoding preprotein translocase subunit SecY, with protein MNKNLVNKILITIGFLFIYRLLAYVPVPGVDTAVIASFFDSHQSDALGLFNMFSGNAVQRLSVISLGIMPYITASIIMELLAATFPTLGQMKKERDGMTKYMQIIRYATIVITLIQAVGVSVGLQSLTGPSGNSAILADHTTFIMLSAVSMLAGTMLLMWIGEQITQSGIGNGISLIIFAGIVSAIPRAIGQTVEMVNTGAMSFLTVIAIVVLVLGTVGIIIYVELGERRVPITYAKKTMMQNQNKRVMNYIPIKVNLAGVIPVIFASAILMFPMTVLGSSTNPTVQAIADFLHPGGYFFNFLTFIFVIFFAFFYASITFNAKDIADNLKRQGGFIPGIRTGDATKEFLNTTASNLTVTGALYLGLVATLPFMIIKGMGVPFFFGGTAVLIVVQVALDTMRKIEAQIYMSKYETLSAVGL; from the coding sequence GTGAATAAAAATCTAGTAAATAAGATACTTATTACTATCGGGTTTTTATTTATCTACCGCCTTCTGGCTTATGTGCCAGTTCCGGGCGTAGATACTGCTGTTATCGCTTCTTTCTTCGACTCACACCAATCAGATGCATTAGGGCTCTTTAATATGTTCAGTGGAAATGCTGTCCAAAGACTCTCTGTAATTTCACTCGGTATTATGCCATACATCACCGCTTCCATTATCATGGAGCTTCTTGCTGCAACTTTCCCTACTTTGGGACAGATGAAAAAAGAGCGTGACGGTATGACAAAATATATGCAGATTATTCGTTATGCAACGATTGTAATTACGTTGATCCAAGCGGTTGGTGTTAGTGTCGGACTGCAAAGTCTGACAGGACCAAGTGGTAACTCTGCAATACTTGCGGACCACACTACATTCATTATGCTCTCAGCTGTCTCTATGCTAGCTGGAACTATGCTTTTGATGTGGATCGGTGAGCAGATTACACAAAGCGGTATCGGTAACGGTATCTCTTTGATCATCTTTGCAGGTATCGTTTCTGCGATCCCAAGAGCGATCGGCCAGACAGTGGAAATGGTAAATACCGGTGCAATGAGTTTCCTTACAGTTATTGCAATAGTTGTTCTTGTTCTTGGTACGGTAGGGATTATCATCTATGTTGAACTCGGTGAGCGCCGTGTGCCTATTACCTATGCGAAAAAGACAATGATGCAAAACCAAAACAAACGTGTTATGAACTATATTCCGATCAAAGTGAATTTAGCGGGTGTTATTCCGGTTATCTTCGCTTCGGCAATACTCATGTTCCCGATGACAGTTCTTGGAAGCAGTACAAATCCTACTGTGCAGGCAATCGCAGATTTCTTGCATCCCGGTGGATACTTTTTTAACTTTTTAACTTTTATATTTGTTATCTTCTTTGCATTCTTCTATGCATCGATCACATTTAACGCAAAAGACATCGCTGACAACCTAAAACGTCAGGGTGGTTTCATTCCTGGTATTCGTACCGGTGATGCGACAAAAGAGTTTTTAAATACAACTGCGAGTAACTTGACTGTAACAGGTGCACTTTATCTTGGTCTTGTCGCTACACTGCCGTTTATGATCATCAAAGGGATGGGTGTTCCTTTCTTCTTTGGTGGAACAGCTGTGTTGATCGTTGTTCAGGTTGCGCTTGATACGATGAGAAAAATAGAAGCTCAGATATATATGAGTAAATATGAAACCCTAAGTGCGGTTGGTCTATAG
- the map gene encoding type I methionyl aminopeptidase: MAIALRKPQEIEKLRAANKIVGGALNLLKENTKPGMTLKEMDAMAEDYIRSHGAKPSFKGLYGFPNAVCTSLNEVIIHGIPSDYKLQEGDVIGYDIGTELEGWFGDAAISVGVGEITKQDEDLIACAKDTLYYAIENIKQGMRFKELSFMMEQFILERGFVPLRNFCGHGIGRKPHEEPEIPNYLEGNNPKAGPKIKNGMVFCLEPMICQKESKPIILDNGWDVVSTDGLRGSHYEHTVAVINGKAEILSLA, from the coding sequence ATGGCTATTGCACTTAGAAAACCTCAAGAAATTGAAAAACTCCGCGCGGCCAACAAGATAGTTGGCGGCGCACTTAATCTCCTCAAAGAAAACACAAAGCCCGGAATGACTTTAAAAGAGATGGATGCTATGGCAGAGGATTATATCCGCTCTCATGGTGCAAAGCCGTCTTTTAAAGGTCTTTACGGTTTTCCAAATGCTGTATGTACATCGCTCAATGAAGTTATCATTCACGGAATTCCGTCGGATTATAAACTTCAAGAGGGTGATGTTATCGGTTATGATATCGGAACAGAGCTTGAGGGCTGGTTCGGTGATGCAGCTATCAGTGTCGGTGTTGGAGAGATTACAAAACAAGATGAAGATCTGATCGCATGTGCTAAAGATACACTCTACTATGCGATCGAGAACATTAAACAGGGTATGCGTTTTAAAGAACTCTCTTTTATGATGGAGCAGTTCATCTTGGAGCGTGGTTTTGTACCTTTGCGTAACTTTTGCGGGCATGGTATTGGAAGAAAACCTCATGAGGAACCGGAAATTCCGAATTACTTAGAGGGAAATAATCCAAAAGCAGGTCCAAAGATAAAAAACGGCATGGTTTTTTGTCTTGAACCGATGATATGCCAAAAAGAGTCAAAGCCGATTATCTTGGATAATGGGTGGGATGTTGTCAGTACCGACGGTTTACGCGGTTCACACTATGAGCACACTGTTGCAGTTATCAACGGTAAAGCTGAAATTTTATCTCTTGCGTGA
- the infA gene encoding translation initiation factor IF-1 — MAKADVIEVDGKIIEALPNATFRVELENGHIILCHIAGKMRMHYIKILPGDKVKLELTPYSLDKGRITYRYK; from the coding sequence ATGGCTAAAGCAGATGTTATTGAAGTTGACGGCAAGATTATAGAGGCTTTGCCGAATGCAACTTTTCGTGTAGAATTAGAGAATGGACATATTATTTTATGTCATATCGCAGGAAAAATGCGTATGCACTATATTAAAATATTGCCAGGTGATAAAGTTAAACTTGAACTGACACCATATTCACTTGATAAAGGCCGTATCACTTACCGATACAAATAG
- a CDS encoding chorismate mutase — translation MKKCNTLQEVRDEIDKIDTKLVDLISERSHLIRQAAAFKNSVDEVKAEDRIDDIMQRVRKRAIELNINPNMISELFNIMIDEMVETEISEFRNDGKF, via the coding sequence ATGAAAAAATGTAATACCTTACAGGAAGTCAGAGACGAAATCGATAAAATTGATACAAAGCTTGTTGATTTGATTTCGGAAAGGAGTCATCTCATTCGTCAGGCTGCCGCTTTTAAGAACTCTGTAGATGAAGTAAAGGCCGAAGACCGTATAGATGATATTATGCAGCGTGTACGCAAACGTGCCATTGAATTAAATATAAATCCAAATATGATCAGTGAACTTTTTAATATCATGATAGATGAGATGGTTGAAACGGAGATATCCGAGTTTAGGAATGATGGAAAGTTTTAA
- a CDS encoding tetratricopeptide repeat protein — MRQFVLLLLFIFSMLNASEDTVSTMESYFEKEDYQKACKLAEDFYKANPYSVKANLYYGRCAYRKGDIDTAMAAYDRAEILDDKNLSVHKYLGDLYVHVGNIEIANREYDKADVFGQDRLQRVFKEGYTANKFSLLANVSGGYDSNVEYNAELSDMNRWFGGGGSVVKPKSDTFVKEYLSLTHVYDSNPFSEFYYKNQLQFYNKNYAKYSVDDFTQAEVLSGPGWADKSYDFWLPISYTYMATDYKDYAEVYAVKPQLRKRFENKLLLKLEGLYEYRKYLQWNKGDKNAYGGTGSLSRWFAKHYLRVAYRYEATKKAEKESPRIFIDKKLNEIELNYTYTFNHAVEFGLEGLYSKTSYDDLVQSETREDELYKYSAYLSYNVISMFGFVLKYDNYTNKTNYIPSKYKKEIINLGVYIYY; from the coding sequence TTGAGGCAGTTTGTATTACTTTTACTATTTATATTCTCTATGTTAAATGCAAGTGAAGATACTGTGTCTACAATGGAATCTTATTTTGAAAAAGAGGATTATCAAAAAGCATGTAAACTCGCAGAAGATTTTTATAAAGCAAACCCTTATAGTGTCAAAGCCAATCTCTATTACGGCAGATGTGCATATCGCAAAGGTGATATAGATACGGCAATGGCCGCATATGATAGAGCAGAGATATTGGATGACAAAAATTTATCTGTACATAAATATCTTGGTGATTTGTATGTACACGTCGGCAATATTGAGATAGCTAATCGAGAGTACGACAAGGCTGATGTGTTTGGTCAAGATCGTTTGCAAAGAGTCTTTAAAGAAGGGTATACAGCAAATAAATTTTCTTTATTGGCAAATGTAAGCGGTGGTTATGACAGTAATGTTGAATACAATGCGGAACTCTCTGATATGAATCGATGGTTTGGGGGTGGCGGTTCTGTTGTGAAACCAAAATCAGATACATTTGTAAAAGAGTATCTTTCTCTTACTCATGTATACGATAGCAATCCTTTTTCTGAATTTTATTATAAAAATCAGTTGCAGTTTTACAATAAAAACTATGCTAAATATTCTGTAGATGATTTTACCCAGGCTGAAGTATTGAGCGGACCGGGATGGGCAGATAAAAGTTATGACTTTTGGTTGCCGATTTCCTATACTTATATGGCAACTGATTATAAAGATTATGCCGAAGTATATGCTGTGAAGCCGCAATTGAGAAAACGGTTTGAAAATAAGCTTTTATTGAAACTTGAAGGACTTTATGAGTACAGAAAATATTTACAATGGAACAAAGGGGATAAAAATGCCTATGGCGGAACAGGGAGTCTGAGCAGATGGTTCGCCAAGCACTACCTGCGAGTAGCATACAGATATGAAGCAACCAAAAAGGCTGAAAAAGAGAGCCCGCGTATTTTTATAGATAAAAAATTAAATGAGATAGAGTTAAATTATACATATACGTTTAATCATGCTGTCGAATTTGGATTAGAAGGACTTTATAGTAAAACTTCTTATGATGACCTTGTTCAATCGGAAACTAGAGAAGATGAGTTATATAAATATTCAGCCTATTTGTCTTATAATGTGATAAGTATGTTTGGTTTTGTGTTGAAATATGATAATTATACAAATAAAACGAATTATATTCCATCAAAATATAAAAAAGAGATTATAAACCTTGGTGTTTATATTTATTATTAA
- a CDS encoding FecR family protein: MKKIILLAMLVTMSFASIGKIAVAKGEAFVDRDTKAIHADNNMGILKKDILLTEDGRMQVIFKDNTVLSLGKKSRLIIEEYLYDQTNPQRVVATFKIKNGFVKAITGAIGKMMPQMFSIETAVAKITPQGTIWSVSVDGKSEHYVVSEGKIKIAFTDGSGKSIELKAGEAMTLNIKSKQGKKSVQSFAKKAVSTVSLNEGKIEQSLATVQEDSGINSGTVVEADGSVRIDINVPGHENNGYGHGNNGHGHGNHFGFWPWQ, encoded by the coding sequence ATGAAAAAAATTATTTTATTAGCGATGCTCGTGACAATGTCATTTGCAAGTATAGGAAAAATAGCTGTTGCCAAGGGAGAGGCTTTCGTTGATCGTGATACGAAAGCAATTCATGCAGATAACAACATGGGGATTTTAAAAAAAGATATTTTGTTGACAGAAGATGGTCGTATGCAGGTTATCTTTAAAGACAATACTGTACTTAGTCTTGGGAAGAAGAGCCGGTTGATTATTGAAGAATATCTTTATGATCAAACTAATCCGCAAAGAGTTGTTGCAACTTTTAAAATAAAAAATGGATTTGTAAAAGCCATTACAGGTGCTATCGGGAAGATGATGCCGCAGATGTTTTCAATCGAGACTGCTGTTGCTAAAATAACTCCGCAGGGAACGATATGGAGTGTTTCTGTAGATGGAAAATCAGAACATTATGTAGTGAGTGAAGGAAAGATAAAAATCGCTTTCACAGATGGTTCAGGTAAAAGCATTGAACTCAAAGCCGGTGAGGCAATGACTTTGAATATTAAATCAAAGCAAGGTAAAAAAAGTGTTCAAAGTTTTGCAAAAAAAGCTGTTAGCACTGTAAGTCTAAATGAAGGAAAAATAGAACAATCATTAGCTACGGTGCAAGAAGATTCAGGTATAAACAGCGGAACAGTTGTTGAAGCAGACGGCAGTGTTAGAATTGACATTAATGTTCCTGGTCATGAAAATAACGGTTATGGTCATGGAAACAACGGTCATGGTCATGGAAATCATTTTGGATTCTGGCCATGGCAATAA
- a CDS encoding EAL domain-containing protein: MISLFVFAYVSERNSVEHESKTFAKILADNIASPIIAKDALRISDILASVEYNEKITQTFALDTSWNVLGTFSKGNNFSQQRKMIPIIRENQNLWKDGYFYSVVPILKDDKQIGYLVVVASLSEFYKKMLEYGLFIIFIIFLASVITGKFRKLLSTSILQPIAQLDSITTKILQTKDLNLEIPVYNQDEIGELAKNFKHMIDELNSYHNELNAQKDTLAYQANYDSLTKLPNRALFNDRLHQTIYTSQRNNKKFALLFIDLDEFKNVNDTFGHEYGDRLLQKVAVRLKSILRQTDTLARLGGDEFVVIMNDLTDYHAASVLAQKMLDILKIPVEIEHEEIFISCSIGISLYPKDATEAQELIKHADIAMYRAKHNGRNAYEFYVESMTQEILARLDMQSKLRIALEDRDFVVHYQPQYNMKNDTLIGFEALVRWQDKEKGLIFPGDFIPYAEEFGMVVGINRQVMEMAMIQAAKWHQAGVYFRRISVNISIEQVEDDNFVIFVKKLLLKTECRAEWFIFELVESQVMKNTETAIIVLQDLSDLGIEIAVDDFGTGYSSLAYLKHLPINELKIDRSFIMDTPQNSDDASIVKAIIAVGKNLNLDLIAEGVETEEQKEFLLSSGCERVQGYLYGRPMSSDDIDKKIFNLV, encoded by the coding sequence TTGATTTCTCTGTTTGTCTTTGCTTATGTAAGCGAGAGAAATAGTGTCGAGCATGAATCAAAGACATTTGCTAAAATATTAGCGGATAATATCGCATCACCTATCATAGCGAAAGATGCTCTACGTATTTCAGATATCCTGGCTTCAGTTGAGTATAATGAGAAAATAACCCAAACGTTTGCACTTGATACATCCTGGAATGTACTTGGTACTTTTAGTAAGGGGAATAACTTTTCACAACAGCGTAAAATGATTCCAATCATCAGAGAAAATCAAAACTTATGGAAAGATGGATATTTTTACTCTGTGGTGCCTATTCTTAAGGATGATAAGCAGATTGGATATCTTGTTGTTGTAGCATCATTAAGTGAATTTTATAAAAAGATGTTGGAGTATGGTCTTTTTATAATATTTATCATATTTTTAGCTTCAGTGATCACGGGAAAATTTAGAAAATTGCTCTCAACATCTATTTTACAGCCAATTGCCCAATTAGATTCAATTACAACGAAGATTTTGCAAACAAAAGATCTGAATCTTGAAATACCAGTATACAATCAAGATGAGATTGGGGAACTTGCAAAAAATTTCAAACATATGATAGATGAGTTGAACAGTTATCATAATGAACTCAATGCGCAAAAAGATACACTTGCCTATCAGGCTAATTATGACTCATTGACAAAATTGCCAAACAGGGCTCTTTTTAATGACAGACTGCATCAAACTATATACACTTCCCAGAGAAATAATAAAAAATTTGCACTGCTTTTTATAGATTTGGATGAGTTCAAAAATGTAAATGATACATTTGGACATGAATATGGAGATAGATTACTTCAAAAAGTCGCTGTCCGTCTCAAAAGTATACTAAGGCAAACCGATACATTGGCAAGACTTGGCGGTGATGAATTTGTCGTCATTATGAATGATTTGACAGATTATCATGCTGCTTCTGTGTTAGCACAAAAGATGTTGGATATTTTAAAAATTCCTGTTGAGATTGAACATGAAGAGATATTTATAAGTTGCAGTATCGGTATCAGTCTCTATCCAAAAGATGCGACTGAAGCTCAGGAACTTATTAAGCATGCAGATATCGCTATGTATAGAGCAAAACATAATGGACGTAATGCCTATGAATTTTATGTTGAGAGTATGACACAGGAGATATTGGCACGGCTTGATATGCAAAGTAAACTTCGTATAGCATTAGAAGATAGAGACTTTGTTGTTCATTATCAGCCACAATACAATATGAAAAATGATACGCTCATAGGGTTTGAAGCACTTGTCAGATGGCAGGATAAAGAGAAAGGTTTGATCTTTCCGGGAGATTTCATTCCTTATGCCGAAGAGTTTGGTATGGTTGTGGGTATAAATAGACAAGTTATGGAGATGGCAATGATACAGGCTGCAAAATGGCATCAGGCAGGTGTCTATTTTAGAAGAATTTCTGTTAACATATCCATTGAACAGGTGGAAGATGACAACTTTGTGATCTTTGTCAAAAAACTTTTGTTAAAGACTGAATGCCGGGCAGAATGGTTTATATTTGAATTGGTAGAGAGTCAGGTCATGAAAAATACTGAGACTGCAATTATTGTTTTACAGGATTTGAGTGACTTGGGAATAGAGATAGCTGTTGATGATTTTGGAACAGGCTACTCATCTTTGGCCTATTTAAAACATCTTCCTATCAATGAGCTGAAAATTGATCGTTCGTTTATCATGGATACTCCTCAAAACAGTGATGATGCTTCAATTGTGAAAGCAATCATAGCAGTTGGAAAAAATCTAAATCTTGACTTGATTGCCGAGGGTGTAGAAACAGAAGAACAAAAGGAATTCTTACTCTCTAGCGGCTGTGAAAGAGTACAAGGGTATCTGTATGGACGTCCTATGAGCAGTGATGATATAGATAAAAAGATATTTAATTTGGTTTAA
- a CDS encoding CvfB family protein: MKTQDYFLELGKINTLKIDRLTTPGAYLMAQDGNDVLLPGQYLTQDMKEGDLVDVFLYTDSEDRLVATTQTPKAKLDEFALLEVVDVAPFGAFMDWELPKDLLVPKQLQKTPFAVGEKRFIKVVYDERTHRLVGSEKLGDFFDKHPKGLTPNKEVDILIITKTPLGFKCIVNDKYEGLIYHNEIFENISLGDKKKAYVKTVRKDGNIDLSLRAAGSKKSGSSAEKVLALLKENNGIMPYNYKSDAELIKQAFGLSKKEFKRSLTKLQDDGQIEVKDTGIYLKD; the protein is encoded by the coding sequence ATGAAAACACAAGACTACTTTTTAGAACTCGGCAAGATCAACACACTCAAAATCGACAGACTCACCACACCAGGTGCTTACCTTATGGCGCAAGACGGCAATGATGTCCTGCTTCCCGGACAATACCTCACGCAGGATATGAAAGAGGGAGATCTTGTCGATGTCTTTTTATATACAGACTCTGAAGACAGACTAGTCGCAACCACGCAGACACCAAAGGCAAAACTCGATGAATTTGCACTCTTGGAAGTCGTAGATGTCGCTCCTTTTGGTGCTTTTATGGACTGGGAACTGCCTAAAGATCTACTTGTACCCAAGCAGCTGCAAAAGACTCCTTTTGCTGTAGGAGAGAAACGCTTCATAAAAGTCGTTTACGATGAACGTACACACCGTCTTGTCGGCAGTGAAAAATTGGGAGATTTTTTTGACAAACATCCAAAAGGCCTTACACCGAACAAAGAGGTCGATATTCTCATCATTACCAAAACACCTCTTGGTTTTAAGTGTATTGTCAATGACAAATATGAAGGGCTTATCTACCATAATGAAATCTTTGAGAACATCAGCCTGGGTGACAAAAAAAAGGCTTATGTGAAAACTGTTCGTAAAGACGGTAATATCGACCTGAGTCTCAGAGCTGCCGGCAGTAAAAAAAGCGGTTCATCTGCAGAGAAAGTGCTTGCACTTCTCAAGGAAAATAACGGTATTATGCCTTACAACTACAAAAGTGATGCCGAACTTATAAAACAAGCTTTTGGTTTGAGTAAAAAAGAGTTCAAACGTTCCCTTACAAAACTGCAGGATGACGGTCAGATTGAAGTCAAAGATACAGGCATCTATCTCAAAGACTAA
- a CDS encoding arsenic transporter, whose protein sequence is MLTASLIFLITLIFVIWQPRGLQIGTTAVIGAITALLLGVVNFHDVVIVFDIIWDATLAFIGIIILSMVLDEIGFFEWAALKMAKFSNGSGRKMFFYSIILGAVVSALFANDGAALILTPILLAKMKVLRLNTKTILAFLLAGGFISDSASLPFVFSNLTNIVTADYFGIGFTEFIANMIVPYLVSVAASMVVLFALLHKDIPKEVDISLLHNPEDVIKHRGLFNFSWLFLAVLLAGYFIGDIYHVPVSVFALGGGILFLLIASYTKSVHAKTIIKEAPWQVVWFSLGLYVVVYGLKNAGLTDEIAQVLHYLNTQSQTVAVVGTGFIAAALSAVMNNMPTIMVMDIALDDIHNQAMIYANIIGCNLGPKMTPFGSLATLLWLHSLEKKGISINFWSYSKFGLIVTPPVLLIVLLSLV, encoded by the coding sequence ATGCTCACAGCATCGCTTATCTTTTTAATCACACTCATCTTCGTCATATGGCAGCCGCGCGGCTTGCAGATAGGGACAACTGCCGTTATTGGCGCCATCACTGCTTTACTTTTGGGAGTCGTGAATTTTCATGATGTTGTCATTGTTTTTGATATCATTTGGGATGCAACACTTGCCTTTATCGGTATCATTATCCTCTCTATGGTGCTTGATGAGATCGGTTTTTTTGAATGGGCAGCACTTAAGATGGCAAAATTTTCAAACGGCAGCGGACGAAAGATGTTCTTCTACTCCATCATCCTCGGTGCTGTCGTCTCGGCTCTTTTTGCCAATGACGGCGCGGCACTCATTCTCACGCCGATTCTTCTTGCAAAAATGAAAGTTTTAAGACTCAATACAAAAACTATTCTTGCCTTTTTGCTAGCAGGTGGTTTCATCAGTGACAGCGCATCGCTTCCGTTTGTCTTTTCAAATCTTACCAACATTGTAACAGCTGACTATTTTGGCATAGGTTTTACCGAGTTCATCGCCAATATGATCGTGCCATACCTTGTCAGTGTTGCTGCATCTATGGTTGTTCTTTTTGCTCTTCTACACAAAGACATTCCAAAAGAGGTGGATATCTCACTGCTTCACAATCCGGAAGATGTTATCAAGCACCGCGGACTTTTTAACTTTTCTTGGCTTTTTCTGGCTGTTTTACTCGCAGGCTATTTCATCGGAGATATCTACCATGTCCCTGTTTCTGTCTTTGCACTTGGCGGCGGCATACTCTTTTTGCTCATAGCATCGTACACAAAAAGTGTTCACGCAAAGACAATCATCAAAGAAGCACCGTGGCAGGTTGTCTGGTTTTCACTCGGTCTGTATGTTGTCGTTTACGGACTTAAAAATGCGGGGCTTACAGATGAGATAGCACAGGTGCTTCATTATCTCAATACACAAAGTCAGACAGTGGCAGTCGTTGGTACTGGTTTCATCGCGGCAGCACTCTCTGCAGTTATGAACAATATGCCGACAATCATGGTTATGGATATTGCACTTGATGACATCCATAATCAGGCAATGATCTACGCCAATATCATCGGCTGTAACCTCGGCCCGAAAATGACGCCATTTGGTTCACTGGCAACACTGTTATGGCTGCATTCACTTGAGAAAAAAGGCATCAGCATCAACTTCTGGTCCTACTCAAAATTCGGACTTATAGTCACACCGCCTGTACTACTTATAGTGCTCTTATCTTTGGTATAA
- a CDS encoding glycine zipper 2TM domain-containing protein, whose protein sequence is MKKFLTASSIIAMLILSGCATNSGPEYDGSSYREIKTYEIGTVRNVRPVVVSDSGTGTFLGAIVGTVIGSTMGGGRGTALTTLAGGLVGAYAGNQAGKANASELSVMLDDGRDIVVVVKGSGYSIGDRVKIIKDGKKVDQVYKID, encoded by the coding sequence ATGAAAAAGTTTTTAACAGCATCCTCTATAATAGCCATGCTGATTTTAAGCGGATGTGCAACCAATAGCGGACCTGAATATGACGGCAGTTCTTACAGAGAAATAAAAACATATGAGATTGGAACAGTGCGTAACGTACGTCCGGTAGTGGTGAGTGACAGCGGTACGGGTACTTTTCTAGGTGCTATTGTCGGTACTGTAATTGGATCGACGATGGGTGGAGGCAGAGGAACTGCTTTGACAACTCTTGCAGGCGGTCTTGTAGGAGCTTATGCCGGAAATCAAGCAGGAAAAGCCAATGCTTCCGAGTTATCAGTCATGCTCGATGATGGCCGTGATATTGTTGTAGTTGTTAAGGGAAGCGGCTATAGTATTGGTGACAGAGTCAAAATTATCAAAGACGGAAAGAAGGTTGACCAAGTCTATAAAATAGACTAG
- a CDS encoding NnrS family protein has translation MNKQTKQNYFLSQPHQPFFILGVANAIIIMLLFALAYKGVLSLTVDNTFFHVYTLIFLLFTNVFTGFLFTTFPRFNQTEVIDKAYYTKIFYANAIGSLLFLIGAVFNLYLLIAAMLIIFVAQIFIVKKLQTIFLAGRAPDKTDSFWILTAQYFGIGGHLLFLIAVAFQLPAIIPTAVNITFYLYLIFLAFSVGQRMIPFFSHSWAEKNPNFIKITFVLFIFKSIFASAGFAVGEIVVDIILASYMLKEFLRWDLHPFHSPSILWVLHLSLFWLPAAFALSAVSLTAELVFNTSFYFLNIHLLAIGFLTTVLIGFGTRVTLGHAGMPPHADRFATAIFLFIQLVVLLRTLFSLNIAFGWGANFLFDISFTAWLLLFIIWAGRYGKILIFGKST, from the coding sequence ATGAACAAACAAACAAAACAAAACTACTTTTTATCACAACCACACCAGCCTTTTTTCATCCTCGGAGTTGCCAATGCAATCATCATAATGCTTCTCTTTGCACTTGCCTACAAGGGAGTGCTCTCTTTAACCGTTGATAATACATTTTTTCATGTCTACACGCTTATCTTTTTACTCTTTACAAATGTTTTTACAGGGTTTTTATTTACAACTTTCCCGCGCTTTAACCAAACAGAGGTCATAGACAAAGCTTACTATACAAAAATATTCTATGCCAATGCCATTGGCTCACTCCTTTTTCTCATCGGTGCAGTTTTTAATCTCTATCTGCTCATTGCCGCTATGCTTATAATATTTGTCGCGCAGATATTTATCGTCAAGAAACTGCAAACTATTTTTCTTGCAGGTCGCGCACCAGACAAGACAGACTCATTTTGGATTTTAACAGCGCAGTACTTTGGAATAGGCGGACATCTCTTGTTTCTCATCGCCGTCGCTTTTCAACTCCCTGCAATCATTCCGACTGCTGTAAACATCACCTTTTATCTCTATCTTATCTTTCTGGCATTTAGTGTCGGTCAGCGTATGATTCCATTTTTCTCACACTCATGGGCAGAGAAAAATCCAAATTTCATTAAGATCACCTTTGTGTTGTTTATTTTCAAAAGTATCTTTGCATCGGCCGGCTTTGCAGTTGGAGAGATAGTTGTTGACATCATACTCGCATCATATATGCTCAAAGAGTTCTTGCGTTGGGATTTGCATCCGTTTCATTCACCCTCCATCCTTTGGGTGCTGCATCTCTCACTCTTCTGGCTGCCTGCAGCCTTTGCACTCTCGGCAGTATCACTCACAGCAGAGCTTGTCTTTAACACCTCTTTTTACTTTTTAAACATCCACCTGCTTGCCATCGGGTTTTTAACAACGGTACTCATCGGCTTTGGAACACGCGTTACCCTCGGCCACGCAGGAATGCCGCCTCACGCAGACAGATTTGCCACAGCTATCTTTCTTTTTATCCAGCTCGTTGTACTGCTGCGCACACTCTTTAGTCTCAATATCGCTTTTGGATGGGGTGCAAACTTTTTGTTTGACATCTCCTTTACTGCCTGGCTTCTGCTCTTCATTATCTGGGCAGGTCGTTATGGAAAAATACTCATCTTCGGCAAGAGCACCTAG